Genomic DNA from Amycolatopsis alba DSM 44262:
ACCGGCTCCGGGCAGCCCCCGAAGGCGGCTCCGGTGCCCGTCGGCGTCGACCTCGACCGGCCTTACGACCGCACCCCGGCGGCGACCTGGGGCGAAGGGCTCGCCGGGATCATCGTGCCGCCGGGCCAGGCCGTCGGTGACTTCACCGCGGAGGAGGTCGACGCGGCGTATCGCAAGGCGACGGAGGCCATCGCGGCCGCCCGGCTCGGCTCCCGTGCGCTGGGCGGCGACGGCTCGGAACTGCTCGCCCTGCTGAACCCGAACGAGCGCGCCCGGCTCGAAGCGACGCTGACGAGCGCGCCGACCGTGGAAAAGGGCAAGTACCTGACCCTCATCGGGCCGAACCGGCTGCTTCCGGCGCGTCCGCGCATGATCGGCTCTCTCACGGCGAAGGCGGCTCGTAAGGGCGAGCTGATCGTCCACGCGAGTTATGTGACCGCGTACGCCTTCGACGTACGCCCTGGCGACGCTCGCTCGCCGGTGGACATCGTCCCGTTCGTCCGTGACGAAGAGGACTACATGATCCGCAAGGAGCCGTCGTTCGCGAAGGGGGACGCAGGACTCGGCCTCGGCGACAGCGCGGGCTTCACGTCGCGCATGGCCTGCGACGCGATCAAGACCGGCGTCCTGGCGCCCCAGTACGCTGACAAGGGCGGACCCGTCTACGGCGCGCCAGCTGTCGAAGAAGCCGCCACCTACGACCCGACGAAACCCCTGCCGACGAGGGACGCCTGCGGGTAGTCGGCCGAACCCCTGGGGAAGAGGACCGAGATGGACGAAGAGGACCGGCGGATCGAGACCCATCCGGACCTGGTCGACCCGAACTGGCAGAAGCACGCCGAACTGGACGCCTGGCTGGGTGCGAAGAAGGAACTCAAGAAGAAGCGGCGCAAGCAGCAGAAGGCGGCGTCCGGTGGCGGCTACCGCGCGCCGGGGTCGAGCCGGTGGCCGGGGATCGCCGCGCTCATCGGCCTGGTCGTGCTGGTCGCGGCCGCGGTGACGGTGAACGCGGTGCAGGACCGCGGAGTCAACGAGACGCCCTGGTTCCCGCTGGACGAGTCCCAGATCACCCGGCTCGACACCGGCGTCTGACAGGCACCCCTCGGTCGCGCGCGGGAGCGTCAAGGCGCACGATGGGGTCATGACCCGCGAAGCACCCGCGAACGACGTTGACGAGACACAGCTCGAGGTCGGAAAACCGAAGAGCTGGGCGGCCGGGATACCGGGGGTCGCCGTATCCCTGATGCGCGGCGTGGAGCAGATGGGCGCCGCCCGCACGGTGAAGACGCTGCGCCTGCTGAACCAGCGTGACGGCTTCGACTGTCCCGGCTGCGCCTGGCCGGAGCCGCGCGAGGTCGACGGCGAGCACCGCAAGTTCGCGGAGTTCTGCGAGAACGGCGCGAAGGCCGTCGCCGAGGAGGCCACGAAACGCCGGGTCGGCCGCGAGTTCTTCGCCGAGCACTCCGTCCAGGAGCTGGCGGACAAGACGGACTACTGGCTCGGCCAGCAGGGCCGGATCACCGAGCCGTTCGTGCTGCGAGAGGGTGCCTCGCACTACGAACCGATCTCCTGGGACGACGCCTTCACCCTGGTCGCGGACGAGCTTCGCGCGCTTCAGGACCCGAACGAGGCGATCTTCTACACCTCCGGCCGCACCAGCAACGAGGCCGCGTTCCTCTACCAGCTCCTCGTGCGCTCCTACGGCACCAACAACCTGCCGGACTGCTCCAACATGTGCCACGAGTCATCCGGCGCGGCGCTCGCGGCCACGACCGGGATCGGCAAGGGCTCGGTGACGCTCGCCGACATCCACCAGGCGGATCTGATCGTGGTGGTCGGGCAGAACCCCGGCACCAACCATCCGCGCATGCTGTCCGCGCTGGAAGAGGCCAAGGGCAACGGCGCGAAGATCATGGCGGTCAACCCGCTGCCCGAAGCCGGTCTGATGCGGTTCAAGAACCCGCAGAACGTCCGGGGCGTGGTCGGCAAGGGCACCCCGCTGGCCGACGAGTTCGCGCAGATCCGCCTCGGCGGCGACCTCGCGCTGTTCCAGGCGATCGGGCATCTGCTGCTGCGGTGGGAGCAGGAGACCCCCGGCACGATCGTCGACCGCGCGTTCGTCGAGTCGTCCAGCGAAGGGTTCGAGGACTACGCGAAGCATCTGCGGGAGATCGACTGGGCCGAGGTCGCCACGGCGACCGGGCTGCCGCGTGAGCAGATCGAGCGGCTCGCGCGGATGATCGCGACGTCGAAGCGGACCATCTACTGCTGGGCGATGGGCCTGACCCAGCACAAGCACGCGGTGCAGACGATCTCCGAGGTCGCGAACCTGGCGTTGATGCGCGGCATGATCGGGGAACCGGGTGCGGGCCTGTGCCCGGTGCGCGGGCACTCCAACGTCCAGGGCGACCGGACGATGGGCATCTGGGAGAAGATGCCGGAGTCCTTCATGGACAGTCTCGACGCCGAGTTCGGCATCAAGGTCCCGCGAGACCACGGCTACGACACGGTCGCCGCTATCCGCGCGATGCGGGACGGGAAGGGCAAGGTCTTCTTCGCCGTCGGCGGCAACTTCGCCTCCGCCACCCCGGACACGGACCTGACCGAGAAGGCACTCAAGTCGTGCTCGCTGACAGCGCACGTGTCGACGAAGCTCAACCGCTCGCACGTCGTTCCCGGCAAGTCCGCGCTGATCCTGCCGACCCTCGGCCGCACCGAACGCGACACGCAGGCCGCCGGCGAGCAGTTCGTCACCGTCGAGGACTCGATGTCGCAGGTGCACACCTCGCGCGGCAGGCTGGCCCCGGCCAGTGAGCATCTGCTCTCCGAGGTAGCGATCATCTGCCATCTCGCGGAAGCGCTGTTCGGCGCCGGGCATCCCGTGCCGTGGCGGGATTTCCACCGCGACTACGACCTCGTCCGCGACCGGATCGCGCGGGTCGTCCCCGGCTGCCACGACTACAACGCCCGTGTCCGCGAGCCCGACGGATTCGTCCTCCCGAACGCGCCGCGGGATTCCCGGCAGTTCAACGGAACCGCCAACGGCAAGGCGAACTTCACCGTCTCCGAACTCGAGTACCCCAAGGTGCCCGAAGGCAGGCTGCTGCTGCAGACGATGCGGAGCCACGACCAGTACAACACCACGATCTACGGCCTTTCCGACCGCTACCGCGGGATCGAGGACGCGCGGCGCGTCGTGCTGGTGAACCCCGACGACCTGGTGTCACTCGGGCTGACCGACGGCGCGATGGTCGACCTGGTCTCGGAGTGGCGGGACGGCGATCGCCGGGCCCCGAGCTTCCGCGTCGTCTCGTACCCGACTGCGCGGGGCTGCGCGGCGGCGTACTTCCCCGAGGCGAACGCCTTGGTGCCGCTGGATTCGGTGGCGGACAAATCGAACACCCCGGTGTCGAAGGCGGTCGTGGTGAGGTTGGAGCCGCCGGCCTGACCGGTTCTGTCGGACCCTCCCGCTAGGTTCACGCCCATGAACCCTGGGGACATCGGCCGCGAGATGGCGCGCCTTCTGCGGGACAGCACGCGTTCGGTCGAGTTCACGAGCGCCGTGCTGCGGATCCACAACACCGGTGGCGGGCTCTCCCTCCAGGCGGAGACGGAGAGCGGCCGGTACCTGAATCCCGACATGACGGCACTGGCGGACTTGTTCCTGCCGTTGCCCCCGTCGATCTACGAGGTCCGGCTGAACCACACCGGGGAGTACACCTTCCTCGCGACGCCGGACGTCGGCACCATGTCACCCGCGTGGCTCGTCTTCGATCAGGACTTCCGTTATCCGGGGCACCCGCTGCCGGGGCTGCCGCTGCCCACGCGGTCCCGGCCGAGCGGGGCGCCGACCGATCCGGCCGTGCTCGCGCGGATCACCGCCCTCGCCGCGGAATTCGCCGGACTGTACGAGGAGATCAAGGGCCACGCGCCGCGCTGGGAACCGGGCCTCACCGAAACCGAGATCGCCGAGGCGGAGGAACGGATCGGCGCGCGGTTGCCCGAGGATCTTCGCGCACTGTTCCGGATCACGGGCTGGGACAACGAATCCGGGCTGCTCGGCCGGTACGCCCACGATCCGCTCCACCTGCTCGTCGAGCGTTACCTCGACGGCGCTCCCGGTTCCTACGGCTGGGAAGACCCGGTTTCCGAAGAGGGCGTGGTCTTCGAGACCCCGCCCGCGGGCCGGGTGAAACGCTTGTCCCGCAACGATTGGTGGATCACCTTCGGCAGCGATCACGCCGGTGATTTCGTCGCCGTGGACCTCGATCCGGCGGAAGCAGGCACGAGCGGCCAGATTCTCGAGTACGGGCGGAACGTCTGGGGTCCCATCCGGTACGTCGCGGCCTCGATCACCGGGATGCTGGAAGAAGTCCTCCGTGCGCTGAAGGCGGGCGAGTACGACAACGACGAGCCCGAGTCGCCGTACCTCATCGCCGACGCGTCTTTCCACCGCGAATCCGCCCGCGCCCACGACCAGGTGCTGACCGAGACGACGGACCTCGGCGGCGTCGACGATCCCGGACTCGTCCAGGAGCTGTATCTCAACGCCCCTGGCTCGGTGGATCTGGCGGTCCTGAACCCGCTGTCGTCGTTGCGTCACCTTCGGGTCAACCGCGCCGATTCCGTCGTCGCGGACCTGTCCGGGTTCCCCTTGCTCGAAGCGGTAAGCATCGAGGCCTCGAAGGTGGATCTCGCCGGCCACCCCACTCTGTGGAGCCTCTCGCTCACCGGGGTGCGGCATCCGATCGACTTCGACAGGCTGCTCGGTCTACCAGGGCTGCTCAGGCTGGGGTTGGCCGGTCTCGACGTGCCCGAACTGGAACGCGTCGGCGAACTGTCCTCGCTGCGCGTGCTCACCCTGGACGACGGGCAGGTCCGGCGGCTGCTGGACGCCGGGGTCACGCTTCCTTCATTGGCCGCGATCGAGATCACCGGCGGGGCGCCGCTCGCGGAGATCGTGCGGCTGCGCCGAAGGCTGCGTCCGGACGGCCCCGCACCGGAGGTGATCGAGGCTTCGGGCACACTGACCGCACCTTAGGCTGCCCCCTTGGCGGTGCCGGACGAGGCCGACCCGCGCCCACCGTGAAACGAGACCCGTTCACGGAAAGGCCTTGCCATGTCACGAAGATCGATCCTGCGCGGCTTCGCCGCCTTGGCCTCGCTCCTGCTCGTCGCCGTCCTGCCCGGTGCGGCCGCCGCCGCCCCGGCCGTGCCACCGCCGCTCCCCTTCGTCTCCCAGCTCGACCTGTCCTGCTACCGGACCGAAGGCTACAAACCGCCACCGACGGCGGTCACCTTGAAGCAGCTCAATCCCGTACTCGCGGGGCTGCCGATCGAGACGGTCAAACTGGGGGAACGCGAGCAATTCTGCGTGCCGGTCGCGAAAAACGGCGCCATCCCGCCGCCGTGGATCCTCGACTACGTCCGCTGGGTGGATCTGTCCTGCTACCGGATCGCGGGCGCCGCGGTGAACTTCCCGCTGACGCTGAGCCAGCTGAACCCGGTCGTGCGGAAGCTGGGGATCCAGGACGCCCCCGTGACCATGCTGTCGCCGGAGCAGTTGTGCGTGCCGGTCGCGAAGAACGGAGTCCTGCCGCCGCCGGAGATCCTGTCGTTCGTGCGGCACATCGACCTCGAGTGCTACGCCCTGCGCGTCCTCGGCATCCCCGGCCGTCCCTTCCCGTTGACGCTGGGGCATCTCAACCCGGTGCTGGCCGACCGGCCGAAGGCGGAGGTGAAGGTCGGCAACGCACGGCAGTTGTGCGTCCCGGTGTCCAAAGGCGGCGACGAGGTCACGCGAGAGGTGCTCGCCACCGTCCAGTGGCTGGATCTGGCGAAGTACGACGTCGCCACCGGACCGAGTGTCATCGGACCGGTCACGCTGAAACTGTCCCATCTGAACCCGGTGCTGGCGCACCTTCCCAGTGAACAGGTCACCATTACCGAACCGACCCAGCTGGGTCTTCCCGTCGCCAAGAACGGCAAGATCCCGCCTGGGGAATGACCGTCAGTCGATGCATCCGGTGTCGTCGGAAGTGATGGGCTGGTCGGTCCGGACGCCGGCCGCCCCGCCGCCCGCGGACACACCCGGTCCCTTGTAGACCTGGCCGAGCACGACCTGGACATGGCCCGCCGCGACGGAGGCGACCTTCTCGGTTTCCAGACCACCGAGCAGCTTCGCGATCTCCGCGGCGGGGCCGGACGCGTCGCTGAACCGGACGACGGAGGTGCGTCGTCCGGTGTCGGCCGTCGTGTCGCCCTTGCCGAATCCCTTCTCCGCCAGAAAATCCGAGACGCGGGCGGCGAGACCGTCCTTGCCGCTCGCGTTGACGACGTCCACCTTGGGCCCGGCGGGCGCCTGCGGCGTCGTGGGCTGGGCACCGATCAGGGACGCGGCGAAAGCCCTCACCTGGGCGGGGTCCACCTGCACGGCGGTCCAGGTCGGCTGCTTGGGGTTGTAGCGGTAGTCGGGGTTGACCACCGGGATCGTTTCGAAGGCGATACCGCCGCCGGAGACGCCCTGCATCTGCCGCACGAAGTCGAACAGGTCCCATGAGCCGTCGAGGACGACCGACCGCTTCACCGCGTCGATCAGTTCGGAGACCTTGGCCGGGTTGGCGAGTGTCCCCGCGGAGAG
This window encodes:
- a CDS encoding FdhF/YdeP family oxidoreductase yields the protein MTREAPANDVDETQLEVGKPKSWAAGIPGVAVSLMRGVEQMGAARTVKTLRLLNQRDGFDCPGCAWPEPREVDGEHRKFAEFCENGAKAVAEEATKRRVGREFFAEHSVQELADKTDYWLGQQGRITEPFVLREGASHYEPISWDDAFTLVADELRALQDPNEAIFYTSGRTSNEAAFLYQLLVRSYGTNNLPDCSNMCHESSGAALAATTGIGKGSVTLADIHQADLIVVVGQNPGTNHPRMLSALEEAKGNGAKIMAVNPLPEAGLMRFKNPQNVRGVVGKGTPLADEFAQIRLGGDLALFQAIGHLLLRWEQETPGTIVDRAFVESSSEGFEDYAKHLREIDWAEVATATGLPREQIERLARMIATSKRTIYCWAMGLTQHKHAVQTISEVANLALMRGMIGEPGAGLCPVRGHSNVQGDRTMGIWEKMPESFMDSLDAEFGIKVPRDHGYDTVAAIRAMRDGKGKVFFAVGGNFASATPDTDLTEKALKSCSLTAHVSTKLNRSHVVPGKSALILPTLGRTERDTQAAGEQFVTVEDSMSQVHTSRGRLAPASEHLLSEVAIICHLAEALFGAGHPVPWRDFHRDYDLVRDRIARVVPGCHDYNARVREPDGFVLPNAPRDSRQFNGTANGKANFTVSELEYPKVPEGRLLLQTMRSHDQYNTTIYGLSDRYRGIEDARRVVLVNPDDLVSLGLTDGAMVDLVSEWRDGDRRAPSFRVVSYPTARGCAAAYFPEANALVPLDSVADKSNTPVSKAVVVRLEPPA
- a CDS encoding SMI1/KNR4 family protein — protein: MNPGDIGREMARLLRDSTRSVEFTSAVLRIHNTGGGLSLQAETESGRYLNPDMTALADLFLPLPPSIYEVRLNHTGEYTFLATPDVGTMSPAWLVFDQDFRYPGHPLPGLPLPTRSRPSGAPTDPAVLARITALAAEFAGLYEEIKGHAPRWEPGLTETEIAEAEERIGARLPEDLRALFRITGWDNESGLLGRYAHDPLHLLVERYLDGAPGSYGWEDPVSEEGVVFETPPAGRVKRLSRNDWWITFGSDHAGDFVAVDLDPAEAGTSGQILEYGRNVWGPIRYVAASITGMLEEVLRALKAGEYDNDEPESPYLIADASFHRESARAHDQVLTETTDLGGVDDPGLVQELYLNAPGSVDLAVLNPLSSLRHLRVNRADSVVADLSGFPLLEAVSIEASKVDLAGHPTLWSLSLTGVRHPIDFDRLLGLPGLLRLGLAGLDVPELERVGELSSLRVLTLDDGQVRRLLDAGVTLPSLAAIEITGGAPLAEIVRLRRRLRPDGPAPEVIEASGTLTAP